The genomic window CTGCGCGCCAACCGGCACGCCCATGCTGCCCGTCAGCTCACAAACTCTGGTTCTGGCTTCATAGTTCTGTCAGTGAAGGAAGACGAAATAAGGAAGAAGCGATGAACACAAACGTCAATTTTCCCTTTCAATTCGACGGCCGGGGACGCACCCTCAACCCGCAGCAGGACTATCTGCGCCAGCTCGTCGAACAGGTCCTCTTCACCTCGCCCGGCGAGCGCGTCAACCTGCCCGACTTCGGCAGCGGTCTGCTCCAGCTCCCCTTCGCACCCAACAGTCTGGAGATGGCCGCAGCCACACAATTCACCGTGCAGGCGGCCCTACAGAAGTGGCTCAGCAACTACGTCCTTGTGCAGTCGGTCGTGGCCGACGTCGATGAAGCCAAACTCACCGTCACCGTCATCTACTCTCCCTTCAACACCGACGTCACCGAGATCCAGACCTTCGTCTACGGAGGCCCGCAGTGACCCTCTATGCCTGCTGCAACGAGAACCGCAAAGCCGCCATCCTCGGCAACCCCACGCTCAATGGCATCGACTACCTCGAGGTCCTCGACCACGCCGCCATTCCACTGGCGAGCCCACGGCAGCGCACCCTCCTCGTCCACTTTCTCAATCCGATTCCCCTTCCAACGAGTCTCAGCGTAACCAACATCCTGATCGACGGTGGAGAAAGCATC from Granulicella sp. L56 includes these protein-coding regions:
- a CDS encoding GPW/gp25 family protein — translated: MNTNVNFPFQFDGRGRTLNPQQDYLRQLVEQVLFTSPGERVNLPDFGSGLLQLPFAPNSLEMAAATQFTVQAALQKWLSNYVLVQSVVADVDEAKLTVTVIYSPFNTDVTEIQTFVYGGPQ